The following coding sequences lie in one Nonomuraea muscovyensis genomic window:
- the prfB gene encoding peptide chain release factor 2 produces MAVIDPAEEINELAGTLRSIQDVLDLDAMRKQIEELEQQVAAPDLWDDPDQAQKVTSRLSHLQGELNRVEGLVRRLDDLSVLYELAAEEADDDTRAEADKELSSLRSDIGALEVRTLLSGEYDAREALVTINSQAGGVDAADWAEMLLRMYLRWAERKGYPTEVYETSYAEEAGIKSATFAVKSPYAYGTLRGEHGTHRLVRISPFDNQGRRQTSFAGVDVVPVVEQTDHIDINEDEIRVDVYRSSGPGGQGVNTTDSAVRITHLPTNIVVSCQNERSQLQNRATAMAVLQAKLLERTRQEEAEKMSELRGATTTSWGTQIRNYVLHPYQIVKDLRTSTEAGNPTAVLDGDLDGFIEAEIRWMRRQESETA; encoded by the coding sequence GTGGCAGTCATCGATCCCGCAGAAGAGATCAACGAGCTCGCGGGCACGCTCCGGAGCATCCAGGACGTGCTCGACCTCGACGCTATGCGCAAGCAGATCGAGGAGCTGGAGCAGCAGGTTGCCGCCCCGGACCTGTGGGACGACCCTGACCAGGCCCAGAAGGTCACCAGCCGGCTCTCTCACCTCCAGGGCGAGCTCAACCGGGTCGAGGGCCTGGTCCGCCGGCTCGACGACCTGTCGGTCCTCTACGAGCTGGCGGCCGAGGAGGCCGACGACGACACGCGGGCCGAGGCCGACAAGGAGCTGTCGTCGCTGCGGTCCGACATCGGCGCGCTTGAGGTCCGCACGCTGCTGTCGGGCGAGTACGACGCGCGCGAGGCGCTGGTGACGATCAACTCGCAGGCCGGTGGCGTCGACGCCGCCGACTGGGCCGAGATGCTGCTGCGGATGTACCTCCGCTGGGCTGAGCGCAAGGGCTACCCGACCGAGGTCTACGAGACCTCCTACGCCGAGGAGGCCGGCATCAAGTCGGCCACGTTCGCGGTCAAGTCCCCCTACGCCTACGGCACGCTGCGCGGCGAGCACGGCACCCACCGCCTCGTGCGCATCAGCCCGTTCGACAACCAGGGCCGCCGCCAGACGTCCTTCGCCGGCGTCGACGTCGTCCCGGTGGTGGAGCAGACCGACCACATCGACATCAACGAGGACGAGATCCGCGTCGACGTCTACCGGTCCTCCGGCCCCGGCGGCCAGGGCGTCAACACCACCGACTCGGCCGTGCGCATCACCCACCTGCCGACCAACATCGTGGTCTCCTGCCAGAACGAGCGCTCCCAGCTCCAGAACCGCGCGACCGCCATGGCCGTGCTCCAGGCCAAGCTGCTGGAGCGCACACGCCAGGAGGAGGCGGAGAAGATGTCGGAGCTGCGCGGCGCCACGACGACGTCATGGGGCACGCAGATCCGCAACTACGTGCTGCACCCCTACCAGATCGTCAAGGACCTGCGCACGAGCACGGAGGCGGGCAACCCGACGGCCGTCCTCGACGGCGACCTCGACGGCTTCATCGAGGCCGAGATCCGCTGGATGCGCCGCCAGGAGTCAGAGACCGCTTAG
- a CDS encoding alpha/beta hydrolase produces the protein MIDILRGVRSAALGNARDVFVYLPPRYDATHGPYPVVYLHDGQHAFAAAGLEPSWRLDETLDALITAGTLPPLVAVGVSNAGDARGAEYSHVAPYPRDPRARLAGESYEDFLIEELMPLIRSRYAVTGAAGRTAVMGSSMGGLVSYHLAFRRPEVFGLVAIMSPFLVFVDPQTLEETPVYRRFAERGPRRVWLDIGGMEGLITVHHARELAEQLVGLGYTPDAELRYRHEPAAPHHESAWATRAASALLHLFGTEGPPVELPDAAPDAATADATADAEVVAVGQAVDVAPLALRADGCAYSALGASLAWDPEPLLKPVGTALLTPTAPGLARVRATAGGLTVERELSVVAGEPTATLDVTVVTPPGTPEGDTVYFSGLVTTRIAPGVHHGVWRLPRGLGLNGSVGRGWRCDGLDSDGLPVGEPLRHDRDRRLVVHVHGWSDPRAQHDPHQGTDGS, from the coding sequence GTGATCGACATCCTGCGCGGCGTCCGCTCCGCCGCCCTCGGCAACGCGCGTGACGTCTTCGTCTACCTGCCGCCCCGCTACGACGCCACGCACGGCCCCTACCCGGTGGTGTACCTGCACGACGGGCAGCACGCGTTCGCGGCGGCCGGGCTGGAGCCGAGCTGGCGCCTGGACGAGACGCTGGACGCGCTGATCACCGCCGGGACGCTGCCGCCGCTGGTCGCGGTCGGGGTCTCCAACGCGGGCGACGCTCGCGGCGCGGAATACTCCCACGTCGCGCCCTACCCCCGTGACCCGCGCGCCAGGCTCGCCGGGGAGTCCTACGAGGACTTCCTGATCGAGGAGCTGATGCCGCTGATCCGCTCGCGATACGCGGTGACCGGCGCGGCCGGGCGCACGGCGGTCATGGGCTCGTCGATGGGCGGCCTGGTCAGCTACCACCTGGCCTTCCGGCGGCCCGAGGTGTTCGGGCTGGTGGCGATCATGTCGCCGTTCCTGGTGTTCGTCGATCCGCAGACGCTGGAGGAGACGCCCGTCTACCGGCGTTTCGCCGAGCGGGGGCCGCGCCGGGTGTGGCTGGACATCGGCGGGATGGAGGGCCTCATCACCGTCCACCACGCCAGGGAGCTGGCCGAGCAGCTTGTCGGACTCGGCTACACCCCGGACGCCGAGCTGCGCTACCGGCACGAGCCGGCGGCCCCGCACCACGAGAGCGCGTGGGCGACCCGGGCGGCCAGCGCGCTGCTGCACCTGTTCGGGACGGAGGGGCCGCCGGTCGAGCTGCCCGACGCCGCCCCCGACGCCGCCACCGCCGATGCCACCGCCGACGCCGAAGTGGTCGCCGTCGGCCAGGCCGTGGACGTCGCGCCGCTCGCGCTGCGGGCCGACGGCTGCGCGTACTCCGCGCTCGGCGCGAGCCTCGCCTGGGACCCCGAACCCCTGCTCAAGCCGGTGGGCACCGCCCTGCTCACCCCCACCGCGCCGGGTCTCGCGCGGGTACGCGCCACAGCGGGCGGCCTGACCGTCGAACGCGAGCTGTCCGTCGTGGCCGGCGAGCCCACCGCGACGCTCGACGTCACGGTCGTCACCCCGCCCGGCACCCCCGAAGGCGACACCGTCTACTTCTCCGGCCTGGTCACCACCAGGATCGCGCCCGGTGTGCACCACGGCGTCTGGCGGCTGCCCCGGGGGCTCGGGCTCAACGGTTCGGTCGGCAGGGGCTGGCGCTGCGACGGGCTGGACTCCGACGGCCTGCCCGTCGGCGAACCGCTCAGGCACGACCGCGACCGCCGCCTCGTCGTCCACGTCCACGGCTGGAGCGACCCCCGCGCCCAGCACGACCCGCACCAAGGCACCGACGGCTCATGA
- a CDS encoding penicillin-binding transpeptidase domain-containing protein — translation MSRLRRTLTATMTLAVACTTLTGCFDESSPHDAVRDFLVGWQSGDYPTAAARTDGDQAAVRKALSDVKLQLDAASFRFRIKSIALDGDVSRAEFSAEVDLGENNPLWVYDGTLPLHLVDGLWKVRWSPSVLHPQLKDGQRFAVDLDPNPRQPVVDRSGEPLQSDQVLYVAGVVPSQLGAQAEEVVKRLSTVTGFAHDRLLSRIMSSPPGEFVPLATFGRQRYLLTKPKLDAIPQISIQEQPQPFAPEAPKDLVGRVSALTPETEQKLGGPQRAGDSVGQSGLQRAYQDYLTGSTQTRVVILDQSGREVARLKEWPGRKNQSVKTTIDRAVQAAAETALTGTATSALVAVDKTTGEIRAVATKGLNQEKDALAGKFPAGTAFSIVAADALVKAGVRTDLRLSCPAERTVGGARFVEAGQVAGQVGGVSPTFKDNFAKGCVTALASLARRVDAAALERSAKQFGIGQPWRLPLRSSSGSLPELRSDADKARAIAGQNVQVSPLAMALVAAAAGSGTWRPPVLVTNPTSPGPTTETVAAPAVQPVPVDPAVRTALTAMMRAGATGTPAQAGRGRVYGVIAPAGDEGSRQRWFVGWQGDLAVAVLARSYDPAAVAGSFFSAVRSGS, via the coding sequence ATGAGCCGCCTGCGCCGCACCCTGACCGCCACGATGACGCTGGCGGTCGCGTGCACGACGCTGACCGGGTGCTTCGACGAGTCCTCGCCGCACGACGCCGTCCGCGACTTCCTCGTGGGCTGGCAGTCGGGCGACTACCCGACGGCCGCCGCCCGCACCGACGGTGACCAGGCGGCCGTGCGCAAGGCGCTGTCCGACGTCAAGCTGCAGCTCGACGCCGCCTCGTTCCGCTTCCGGATCAAGAGCATCGCCCTGGACGGCGACGTCTCGCGGGCCGAGTTCAGCGCCGAGGTCGACCTGGGGGAGAACAACCCGCTCTGGGTGTACGACGGGACGCTGCCGCTGCACCTGGTCGACGGGCTGTGGAAGGTGCGCTGGTCGCCGTCCGTGCTGCACCCGCAGCTCAAGGACGGCCAGCGGTTCGCGGTGGACCTCGACCCCAACCCCCGCCAGCCGGTGGTCGACCGCTCCGGGGAGCCGTTGCAGAGCGACCAGGTGCTCTACGTCGCGGGGGTCGTCCCGTCCCAGCTGGGCGCGCAGGCGGAGGAGGTCGTCAAGCGGCTGTCGACGGTCACCGGGTTCGCCCACGACCGGCTGTTGAGCCGCATCATGTCGTCGCCGCCGGGCGAGTTCGTGCCGCTGGCCACGTTCGGCCGCCAGCGCTACCTGCTGACGAAGCCGAAGCTCGACGCGATCCCGCAGATCTCCATCCAGGAGCAGCCGCAGCCCTTCGCGCCCGAGGCGCCCAAGGACCTCGTCGGCAGGGTCAGTGCGCTCACCCCGGAGACCGAGCAGAAGCTCGGCGGCCCGCAGCGGGCCGGCGACTCGGTCGGGCAGAGCGGTCTGCAGCGGGCCTACCAGGACTACCTGACCGGCTCCACGCAGACCAGGGTGGTCATCCTCGACCAGTCCGGCAGGGAGGTGGCGCGGCTGAAGGAGTGGCCGGGCCGCAAGAACCAGTCGGTCAAGACCACGATCGACCGGGCGGTCCAGGCGGCTGCGGAGACCGCGCTGACCGGCACGGCGACGAGCGCCCTCGTCGCCGTCGACAAGACGACGGGCGAGATCCGCGCGGTCGCCACCAAGGGCCTCAACCAGGAGAAGGACGCGCTGGCCGGCAAGTTCCCGGCCGGCACCGCCTTCTCCATCGTGGCGGCCGACGCGCTGGTCAAGGCGGGGGTCCGCACCGATCTGAGGCTGTCGTGCCCGGCCGAGCGCACGGTGGGCGGCGCGAGGTTCGTGGAGGCCGGCCAGGTGGCGGGTCAGGTGGGCGGGGTGTCTCCGACGTTCAAGGACAACTTCGCCAAGGGCTGCGTGACCGCGCTGGCCTCGCTCGCCCGCCGCGTCGACGCGGCGGCGCTGGAGCGCAGCGCCAAGCAGTTCGGCATCGGCCAGCCGTGGCGGCTGCCGCTGCGCTCCTCCAGCGGCTCGCTGCCCGAGCTGCGCAGCGACGCCGACAAGGCCAGGGCGATCGCCGGCCAGAACGTCCAGGTCAGCCCGCTGGCCATGGCGCTGGTCGCGGCGGCCGCCGGCTCGGGCACCTGGCGCCCGCCCGTGCTGGTCACCAACCCCACGAGCCCCGGGCCGACGACCGAGACCGTCGCCGCCCCGGCGGTGCAGCCGGTGCCCGTCGACCCGGCGGTCCGCACGGCGCTGACCGCGATGATGCGCGCCGGCGCCACCGGCACCCCCGCCCAGGCGGGCCGTGGCCGCGTGTACGGGGTGATCGCGCCGGCCGGCGACGAGGGCAGCAGGCAACGGTGGTTCGTCGGCTGGCAGGGTGACCTGGCGGTCGCCGTGCTGGCCCGTAGCTACGACCCGGCGGCGGTCGCGGGGAGTTTCTTCTCGGCCGTGCGCTCCGGCTCGTGA
- a CDS encoding LacI family DNA-binding transcriptional regulator: MSRPSVRTIATRLGVSAATVSRVLNGRPGVSEELRAKVLRGMREHGLIAPAAEPFVGIIVPELDNPVFPLLAGAIEAKLGGHGVTALIGSSTAKGPTELDYISALVRRGIQGLVLVSGRHANPAADHGFYWQLHQQRIPMVLVGGQVADLPVSTVTTDEAAGAAMAVAHLRELGHERIGLAGGQGYLRPSQNRLTGWRREMRRSFGSVDDALYVESDYSLTGGNAAARRLLAAGATAVIAGSDLMALGAVAAAREAGLQVPGKVSVVGYDDSYLAVHGDPALTTVQQPVEAMAAAVATAMWQSLQGYHAPHVDHVFAPRLVVRSSTGRARDL, translated from the coding sequence ATGTCTCGACCATCCGTGCGGACGATCGCCACCCGCCTGGGAGTGAGCGCCGCGACGGTCAGCAGGGTGCTCAACGGCCGGCCGGGCGTGTCGGAGGAGCTGCGGGCCAAGGTCCTGCGGGGCATGCGGGAACACGGCCTGATCGCCCCCGCCGCCGAGCCGTTCGTCGGCATCATCGTCCCCGAGCTGGACAATCCGGTCTTCCCGCTGCTGGCGGGCGCCATCGAGGCCAAGCTCGGCGGCCACGGCGTCACCGCGCTGATCGGCAGCTCCACCGCCAAGGGTCCGACCGAGCTGGACTACATCTCCGCCCTGGTGCGGCGGGGCATCCAGGGCCTGGTCCTCGTCTCGGGACGGCACGCCAACCCGGCCGCCGACCACGGCTTCTACTGGCAGCTCCACCAGCAGCGCATCCCCATGGTGCTGGTCGGCGGCCAGGTGGCGGACCTGCCGGTCTCCACGGTCACCACCGACGAGGCGGCGGGCGCGGCGATGGCGGTGGCGCACCTGCGCGAGCTCGGCCACGAGCGGATCGGGCTGGCGGGCGGGCAGGGCTACCTGCGGCCCTCACAGAACCGGCTGACAGGCTGGCGGCGGGAGATGCGGCGCTCGTTCGGATCGGTGGACGACGCGCTGTACGTCGAGTCGGACTACTCGCTGACCGGCGGCAACGCAGCCGCCCGGCGGCTGCTGGCGGCCGGGGCGACGGCGGTGATCGCGGGGAGCGACCTGATGGCGCTGGGCGCGGTCGCGGCCGCCCGCGAGGCCGGGCTGCAGGTGCCGGGCAAGGTGTCGGTCGTCGGGTACGACGACTCCTACCTGGCCGTGCACGGCGACCCGGCGCTGACGACCGTGCAGCAGCCGGTTGAGGCGATGGCGGCCGCGGTGGCGACGGCGATGTGGCAGTCGCTCCAGGGCTATCACGCCCCGCACGTGGACCACGTGTTCGCGCCCCGCCTGGTGGTCAGATCCTCGACGGGCAGAGCCCGCGACCTGTGA
- the ftsX gene encoding permease-like cell division protein FtsX produces MRANFIFSEVWIGLRRNLTMTLAVVLTVAVGMAMLGVGLLINAQVSMMKDFWYDKVEVSVFLCHKNTAIPKCGGKGVSDAQLTALKGKLQAIPGVAEVIYEDQPTAYKNFRATLADDDVLSQTAKVEDMPTSFRLKLADPDSNYQPIVEAARAQAGVASVKDQREIVGSLFDMLDKLRSAALIVAGTLVVAAALLIGNTVRLSAFNRRRETGIMRLVGASNIYIQLPFVMEGVIAGLIGGVVAAVMLILSKVFLFDGLAGYLANKTLGWDSVAESITYTMAIGVLICVLASFITLRRYLRV; encoded by the coding sequence ATGCGGGCCAATTTCATCTTCTCCGAGGTCTGGATCGGCCTCCGCCGCAACCTGACCATGACCCTCGCGGTGGTCCTCACCGTGGCGGTCGGCATGGCGATGCTGGGCGTCGGCCTGCTGATCAACGCCCAGGTCTCCATGATGAAGGACTTCTGGTACGACAAGGTCGAGGTCTCGGTCTTCCTGTGCCACAAGAACACCGCCATCCCGAAGTGCGGCGGCAAGGGCGTCAGCGACGCGCAGCTGACGGCTCTCAAGGGCAAGTTGCAGGCCATTCCGGGGGTCGCGGAGGTCATCTACGAGGACCAGCCCACGGCCTACAAGAACTTCCGGGCGACGCTGGCCGACGACGACGTGCTGTCGCAGACGGCCAAGGTCGAGGACATGCCGACGTCCTTCCGGCTCAAGCTGGCCGATCCCGACAGCAACTACCAGCCGATCGTGGAGGCCGCGAGGGCGCAGGCGGGTGTCGCGTCGGTGAAGGACCAGCGTGAGATCGTCGGCTCGCTCTTCGACATGCTGGACAAGCTGCGGTCGGCCGCGCTGATCGTGGCGGGCACCCTGGTGGTCGCCGCGGCCCTGCTCATCGGCAACACGGTGCGCCTGTCGGCCTTCAACCGGCGCCGCGAGACCGGCATCATGCGCCTGGTGGGCGCCTCCAACATCTACATCCAGCTCCCGTTCGTGATGGAGGGCGTGATCGCCGGCCTGATCGGCGGCGTGGTGGCCGCCGTCATGCTGATCCTGTCGAAGGTCTTCCTCTTCGACGGGCTGGCGGGCTACCTTGCCAACAAGACGCTCGGCTGGGACTCGGTGGCGGAGTCGATCACCTATACGATGGCCATTGGCGTGCTGATCTGTGTGCTCGCGTCGTTCATCACGCTTCGCCGCTACCTCAGGGTCTGA
- a CDS encoding sugar ABC transporter substrate-binding protein — MRTTILAVTGLALLAAGCAAATPAPAAKAAAVLTVWADDSRARPLRDLATAFQKSRGVQVKIVQKSMGGLRDDFISQAPTGQGPDLIAGPHDWLGKLVQNGVVAPIDLGATASAFPKLALDAMRYEGQTYGLPYAIESVALLRNTKLAPQRPKTFGELVATGQKLVRDGKADFPVGLPVDPKAGSPYHLYPLQTSFGSSVFEGDKLAIDDRGGLAFAAYLRGLARAKVISTSLSGEIATDAFREGRTPYLVTGPWDAPALARSGLAFSVEPVPPAGDRPARPFVGVQGFYVSAKSANPIVANDFLLNFLATPDAQRRLYAAGGRPPALSAVREELRGDLVLTGFAKAALAGSPAPNVPAMDAVWGDWGLSQLAIITGDGDPAKLTRDAADRIRAKIAN, encoded by the coding sequence ATGCGCACGACCATCCTGGCCGTGACCGGCCTGGCCCTGCTGGCCGCCGGTTGCGCCGCCGCCACCCCCGCCCCCGCCGCGAAGGCCGCGGCCGTCCTCACCGTCTGGGCCGACGACAGCCGCGCCAGACCGCTGCGGGACCTGGCCACGGCCTTCCAGAAGTCCAGAGGCGTCCAGGTCAAGATCGTGCAGAAGAGCATGGGCGGCCTCCGCGACGACTTCATCTCCCAGGCGCCCACCGGCCAGGGCCCGGATCTGATCGCCGGGCCGCACGACTGGCTCGGCAAGCTCGTCCAGAACGGCGTCGTCGCCCCGATCGACCTCGGCGCCACCGCCTCGGCCTTCCCGAAGCTCGCGCTCGACGCCATGCGCTACGAAGGCCAGACGTACGGCCTGCCGTACGCGATCGAGAGCGTGGCGCTGCTGCGGAACACCAAGCTCGCGCCGCAACGGCCGAAGACGTTCGGCGAGCTGGTCGCCACCGGCCAGAAGCTGGTCCGCGACGGCAAGGCGGACTTCCCCGTGGGGCTGCCCGTCGACCCCAAGGCGGGCTCGCCCTACCACCTCTACCCGCTGCAGACCTCCTTCGGCTCCAGCGTGTTCGAGGGCGACAAGCTGGCGATCGACGACAGGGGCGGGCTGGCGTTCGCCGCCTACCTGCGCGGGCTGGCCAGAGCCAAGGTGATCTCCACATCGCTGAGCGGCGAGATCGCCACCGACGCCTTCCGCGAGGGCCGCACCCCGTACCTGGTCACCGGGCCGTGGGACGCGCCCGCGCTGGCCAGGTCCGGCCTGGCCTTCTCCGTCGAGCCGGTGCCCCCGGCGGGCGATCGGCCCGCCCGGCCGTTCGTCGGCGTGCAGGGCTTCTACGTCAGCGCCAAGTCGGCCAACCCGATCGTGGCCAACGACTTCCTGCTCAACTTCCTGGCCACCCCCGACGCGCAGCGCCGGCTGTACGCGGCGGGCGGCCGGCCGCCCGCCCTGAGTGCCGTACGCGAGGAGCTGCGCGGCGACCTGGTGCTGACCGGGTTCGCCAAGGCCGCGCTGGCCGGGAGCCCCGCGCCCAACGTGCCCGCGATGGACGCGGTCTGGGGCGACTGGGGCCTGTCGCAACTGGCGATCATCACCGGAGACGGCGATCCGGCGAAGCTGACCAGGGACGCCGCCGACCGCATCCGAGCGAAGATCGCGAACTGA
- the smpB gene encoding SsrA-binding protein SmpB, with protein MPRETGRKVIAQNKRARHDYHVEDTFEAGLVLQGTEVKSLREGRASLADGYATIDGGEAWLFNVHIPEYTQGTWTNHAARRKRKLLLHRKEIDKLAAKTKEGGLTIVPLQLYFKDGRAKVEIAVARGKKDWDKRQSLAEQQAKREMARVLRHRSR; from the coding sequence ATGCCACGTGAGACGGGGCGGAAAGTCATCGCCCAGAACAAGCGTGCTCGGCACGACTACCACGTCGAGGACACCTTCGAGGCCGGCCTGGTGCTGCAGGGCACCGAGGTCAAGTCCCTGCGGGAGGGGCGCGCCTCGCTCGCCGACGGCTACGCCACGATCGACGGTGGCGAAGCGTGGCTGTTCAACGTGCACATCCCCGAATACACCCAGGGGACGTGGACCAACCACGCCGCCCGCCGCAAGCGCAAGCTGCTGCTGCACCGCAAGGAGATCGACAAGCTCGCCGCCAAGACCAAGGAGGGCGGGCTGACGATCGTGCCGTTGCAGCTCTACTTCAAGGACGGCCGGGCCAAGGTCGAGATCGCCGTCGCCCGGGGCAAGAAGGACTGGGACAAGCGCCAGTCGCTGGCGGAGCAGCAGGCCAAACGGGAGATGGCCCGGGTGCTGCGGCACCGCAGCCGATGA
- a CDS encoding glycoside hydrolase family 13 protein — protein sequence MRHRRTLCNTRAHHDGSPLYVGDPSPSLGDRVQVFLRTSLDLDVRQVHVRTTPDGEPRFAEATADRVTGSETWWRATVEMVNPECGYRFLLRTASGPLWLTAAGLSPLDVPDTTDFLLTANPPPPAWAADSVIYQIFPDRFARSGRDHGPDPAWVRRADWDDPIPWGRDGALQQIYGGDLWGVADRLDHIADLGANLLYLTPFFPARSNHRYDATTFDRVDPLLGGDEALRALTAAAHARGMRVIGDITLNHSGDGHEWFAEGSAVREDFYYVDGPDYATFAGVRTLPKFDHRSAELRRRLYDGPGSVIARYLDEFGLDGWRVDVAQSAGRHGGVELNDQVARLTRATVGDALLLAEHQFDASGVLRGTGWHGTMSYAGFARPVWSWLARERSTEFWGVPGPIPQYGGADVAEVMRRYAALVPWRAHTHNLTLLDSHDTARFRSIAGREHQHLGAALLLTLPGLPMIFAGDEVGVEGVHLEDGRRPFPWDTARWDQGTYRLYRDLVALRRSHEALRTGGLRWLHADADTLVYERAAPGQTLLVQVSRAAHEPFRAPAAGVSLTGGPDLRPGSPMPADGPAFHVWELEA from the coding sequence ATGCGGCATCGAAGAACACTCTGCAACACCAGGGCGCACCACGACGGGTCGCCGCTGTATGTCGGCGATCCGTCGCCGTCGCTCGGCGACCGCGTCCAGGTGTTCCTGCGCACCTCGCTCGACCTGGACGTGCGGCAGGTCCACGTGCGCACCACGCCGGACGGCGAGCCCAGGTTCGCCGAGGCGACGGCCGACCGGGTCACCGGTTCCGAGACCTGGTGGCGCGCCACGGTCGAGATGGTGAACCCGGAGTGCGGCTACCGCTTCCTGCTGCGGACCGCGAGCGGCCCGCTGTGGCTGACCGCCGCCGGGCTGTCGCCGCTGGACGTGCCGGACACCACCGACTTCCTGCTGACCGCCAACCCGCCCCCGCCCGCGTGGGCCGCCGACTCGGTGATCTACCAGATCTTCCCCGACCGGTTCGCCCGTTCAGGAAGGGACCACGGGCCCGACCCCGCGTGGGTACGGCGGGCGGACTGGGACGACCCGATCCCCTGGGGCAGGGACGGCGCGTTGCAGCAGATCTACGGCGGCGACCTGTGGGGCGTGGCCGACCGCCTCGACCACATCGCCGACCTGGGCGCGAACCTGCTGTATCTGACGCCGTTCTTCCCCGCCCGTTCCAACCACCGCTACGACGCGACCACCTTCGACAGGGTGGACCCGCTGCTCGGCGGCGACGAGGCGCTACGCGCGCTGACCGCCGCGGCCCACGCCCGGGGCATGCGCGTCATCGGCGACATCACGCTCAACCACTCGGGCGACGGCCACGAGTGGTTCGCCGAGGGCAGCGCCGTGCGCGAGGACTTCTACTACGTGGACGGTCCCGACTACGCCACCTTCGCCGGGGTCAGGACGTTGCCCAAGTTCGACCACCGCTCCGCCGAACTGCGCCGCCGCCTCTACGACGGGCCGGGCTCGGTGATCGCCCGCTACCTGGACGAGTTCGGCCTCGACGGCTGGCGGGTGGACGTCGCCCAGTCGGCGGGCCGCCACGGCGGGGTCGAGCTGAACGACCAGGTCGCCAGGCTGACGCGGGCCACGGTGGGCGATGCGCTGCTGCTGGCGGAGCACCAGTTCGACGCCTCCGGCGTGCTGCGCGGCACTGGTTGGCACGGCACGATGTCCTACGCCGGTTTCGCCCGGCCCGTCTGGTCGTGGCTGGCGCGGGAACGCTCCACGGAGTTCTGGGGCGTGCCCGGCCCGATCCCGCAGTACGGCGGCGCGGACGTGGCCGAGGTGATGCGCCGCTACGCCGCGCTCGTCCCGTGGCGGGCCCACACCCACAACCTGACGCTGCTCGACTCGCACGACACGGCCAGGTTCCGCTCGATCGCCGGGCGCGAGCACCAGCACCTGGGCGCCGCGCTGCTGCTCACGCTGCCGGGCCTGCCGATGATCTTCGCCGGTGACGAGGTCGGCGTCGAGGGAGTGCACCTGGAGGACGGCCGCCGTCCCTTCCCCTGGGACACCGCCCGCTGGGACCAGGGCACCTACCGGCTCTACCGCGACCTGGTAGCGCTGCGCCGCTCGCACGAGGCCCTGCGCACGGGCGGCCTGCGCTGGCTGCACGCCGACGCCGACACCCTCGTCTACGAGCGGGCCGCGCCGGGGCAGACACTGCTCGTCCAGGTCAGCAGGGCCGCGCACGAACCGTTCCGCGCCCCCGCCGCCGGGGTCAGCCTCACCGGCGGCCCCGACCTGCGGCCGGGATCGCCCATGCCCGCCGACGGGCCCGCCTTCCACGTCTGGGAGCTCGAAGCGTGA
- the ftsE gene encoding cell division ATP-binding protein FtsE: MIHFDNVTKVYANQNRPALDHVSVDVDKGEFVFLVGPSGSGKSTFLRLVLKEERPNSGAIHVAGKDLGRLSNFKVPHLRRRIGCVFQDFRLLPNKNVYENVAFALEVIGKPRRFIRKVVPEVIELVGLEGKAHRMPDELSGGEQQRVAMARAFVNRPMILLADEPTGNIDPATSIGIMKVLDRINRTGTTVVMATHDAAIVDSMRKRVVELEDGKIVRDQSRGVYGQAY; this comes from the coding sequence GTGATCCATTTCGATAATGTCACCAAGGTCTACGCGAACCAGAACCGGCCCGCGCTCGACCACGTCTCGGTGGACGTGGACAAGGGCGAGTTCGTGTTCCTCGTCGGTCCGTCAGGATCCGGCAAGTCCACGTTCCTCCGCCTCGTCCTGAAGGAGGAGCGGCCCAACTCCGGTGCGATCCACGTCGCCGGCAAGGACCTGGGCCGCCTGTCCAACTTCAAGGTGCCGCACCTGCGCCGCCGCATCGGCTGCGTGTTCCAGGACTTCCGGCTCCTGCCGAACAAGAACGTCTACGAGAACGTGGCGTTCGCCCTCGAGGTCATCGGCAAGCCCCGGCGCTTCATCCGTAAGGTGGTGCCCGAGGTGATCGAGCTGGTCGGCCTGGAGGGCAAGGCGCACCGCATGCCCGACGAGCTGTCCGGCGGCGAGCAACAGCGCGTCGCCATGGCCCGCGCCTTCGTCAACCGGCCTATGATCCTGCTGGCCGACGAGCCCACGGGCAACATCGACCCCGCGACGAGCATCGGCATCATGAAGGTGCTCGACCGGATCAACAGGACCGGCACCACCGTCGTCATGGCCACGCACGACGCGGCCATCGTCGACTCCATGCGCAAACGTGTCGTGGAGCTGGAGGACGGCAAGATCGTCCGCGACCAGTCGCGTGGCGTGTACGGCCAGGCGTACTGA